The genome window CGCTGAAGGTCGTTCATCTGATTGCGCAGATTGGTCAGGTAGGTGACCTGGCTGGGAGCCGAAAATCCGCCGCCGTAGGGATTGATCGCCATTTCTTGTCACTAGCTCCGCATCAAGATGTCGTAGAGTTCGCGCACCACCTGCATCACCCTTGCATTCGCCGCATAGGCATTTTGAAGCTGCACCAGTTGGGCAAGTTCCTGATCGACACTGACCTTTGAGGAATCGTCGAGCCGGGACTTGAGGTTGGCCGTTACGACCTCCTGCCCCGTAACCGTCGCCTTGGCTTGCGCCGAGCGTCCGCTCTGGTGGGAAACCGCTGCCGTCACAAAGTCATTGATGGATCCCTCGAACACCGAGCTGGATCCGCCGATGCGCGTCGAGGGCGTGAAGGTCGACTTGGTCAGCGTCAGCTTATCGAGTATCGCCTGCGGGCGCGTCGCATCGCCCGTGGCGACACCCGGCGCGTATTCCACCAGCAGGGACGGATCATTGACGAAGGTCGATCCGACACGAATGCGCGAGGCAAACCCGGTAATGTTCGGCCGCCCGTCCGCCATCCCGGTGAAGGTCTTGTCGCCGTCGTCGACGAAAAGCGCAAAGGCGTCGCCCTGCGCGGAGGGACCCGCAACGGTCTCGTTTGCCTGTGCGGTCTCGATCCGCAGGCTGGCAGGCGCGGTGCTTTCAAGCCGCAGCGTCGAACCGCCGGGGTTCGCCGCCGAAAACACGCCGGCGCCAACGCGCGCATCGCCATCGAGCGCACTCTGGATCCCGGCCGCGATCGTCGTGTAGTTGCCGCTGGAAAAATCCACCGACAAAAAGATGTTGTCGGGATCGGTCGTCGCCGTCAGCGCCGGCGGTTCCGCCCCGTCGGAACGATAGATCGTGACCGACTTGCTCAGCCCGGTGCCGAGATCCTTGTAGTCGAAGGACACGCTGTCGCCCGGCTGAAGATTGGCGAGATCCAGCTCGTAGCCGGTCTGGGTGCCCGACGCCGGATATGCCGTTCCCGGTTCCACATGAGTGGAAAACGCGCGCGACAACGATGCCGCCAGTTCATCGAGCTGCGTCTGCGCATCGGTCAGGGCCCCGTCGCGCATGTTGACCAGGCTTGCCAGAGACCCGCTGCGCAGGGTGCGCGTCGACAGCAGGTCGATCTGGCTGCCCTCGGAGTTTTCCAGGGTCAGCGTGCCCACACGCCGCTTGGCCGGATCGATGTTGTAGAGCGCATCGGCGTTGATGTTGCCGCGCCCGTCGAACTTGAGCTTCATCACATCGACGTCATAGAGCATCGTGCCGCCGGAGGTGTGGACGCGCACGCCCCCCTGCTCCGTCGGCTTGACGTCGATGTCGATGTAGCCGGACAGTTCTTCCAGCAGCATGTCGCGCTGGTCCATCAGCCCGACCGGCTTGTCGCCGTCCTGGCTCGCCCCGATCACCTGCCGGTCGATTGCCTTGATGTCCGCCAGAAGGTCGTTGACCCGGTCGACCTGTTCGCCGATCTGGTACTCGACCTCCTGCCGCATGCCCTGGATGTCTTCCGACATGGCGTTGATCTTGCCGACCAGCGCCTCGGCATTGCGCATCACCTCGAGCCGGTTTGTGTAGTCCTCGGGGCCGGAGACGAGGTTCGACATCGACGAAACGAAGGAATTGACCGTGTTGGGCAGCGACCCCGCGTCCTGGATCGTTCCAAACAGCGTATCGAGGCGCGCGGTGTACTGCTGGGCAACGCTTGCGTAGTTCTGCTCGGCCAGAGAGGTCCGGTACTGCCCCTGAACCGCCGTGTCGAGATAGCGGCGCATGCTGTCCGCCTCGACACCGGTGACGATGCCGTTGCCATCATAGGTAACGGACGCGGAGACGGACTTTCGCGTGTAGCCGACCGTGTCGGCATTGGCGATATTCGTCGCCGTCACATCGAGCTGGCGCTGGTTGAAACCCAGTCCGATCAATGCGGTATTGAGAGCGCTGCTCAGTCCCATTGTCTCACCCGGCCCTCGCGCCTGCGATCACGTCTTGCCCGGCCGAAGCGGTCCGGCCGGGCGATCTCACCGATCCGCCTACCGGATCATGTTGATGGCTTCCTGCAGCATCTGGTCGCCCGAGGAGACAATCCGTGTATTGGCGGAATAGGCCTGCTGGGTGACGATCAGCTTGGAGAATTCGTCCGCGATATCGGTGTTCGACGATTCCAGCCGCTTGCCGACGATCCGCCCCTGTGCGCCGGCGATCGGCTCACCCGATTCCGGCGTGACCTCGAAGGCACCGCCGTCAACGCGCTCAAGCCACGCCTCGCCGGAGAAGGACACCAGCGAGATTTCGTGCAGCTCGCGGGTCCGGCCGTTGGAGTAGGAGGCGACGAGACGGCCGGCTTCCGAAATCGAGATGCCGGCAAGGTCTCCGGACGGATACCCGTTCTGCGTCAGCTTGGAGATCTTGGCGCTGCCGTTGGAATCGGAAAACTGCGTCAGCGCGCCGGTGCCGAAATCGAGCGCCATGTCGCCAACGACTTCGCCATCGACGGAAAGGCCGGTGATCGACATCGAGTCATTGGCGGGAACCAGCATCTGTCCGCCGTTACCGGCACTGGAATCGAACTGCGCGTCCGACACCTTGCTCCACTTCGGGTTGGCGCCCGTGGCTGCGGAATCCGACAGGTAGTAGAGCGACCAGGTGTCCGGCTGCGAACCGTCGTCCTCGAAGGTCTTGGCCCAGCGCATCTGCACGTTCACGGGCGTGCCGCTCGAGTTGTATACGGTGATCGCCTCGCCGGCGATGGAGGTGTTGAGGAAGGCCACCTCGTCGTCGGCATTGATGGCGTCGACGCCAACGGTCTGGCCGACGGCGGCGGCGTCGGGCACGGCGCCGGTCGAGGCCTTGGTCAGGGTCCCATCGAGCAACTCGCTGCCGCCGGCAAGCTGCGTGCTCGTCTGCGGGGTCGTCGGCAGGTTGCCTTCGTAGTTGATCCGGTCCGTGACCACGGCCGGGATCACGGAATTGTCGATGGTGATGATGGAAGGGACCGAACCGGACACGTTCTTGGTGACCGGATCGATCGGCTGGCCCATCAGGTAGTAGCCGGCGCCATTGACCAGGCGTCCTTCCTTGTCGACCTCAAAATCACCGCGACGGGTGTAGAGATCGTTGCCGGAGAAAATCGTCCGGCCGTCGACCTCGCCGGCCTTGCCCTGAACGACGAAATAGCCGCTTCCGTTGATCCCCATGTAGGTGTCGACCTGGCTCTGCTGCAGATCACCCTGCAGCCCGTTGGTCGCACGGGAGTTGGCGGACACCGTGCCGGCGATCTGGCCGGGCTGCGCGCCCTTGCCGCCGCCGACAAGGTCGGAAAACGACGTATCGAGCCGCTTGTAGCCAACCGTCGCCGCGTTGGCGATGTTGCCAGAGATATTCTCCAGCGCATAAGCCTGCGCGGAAAGGCCGGAGACGGCCGCGTTCAAAGCACCAAAAACACCCATGTGATCCTCCAGGACGGAAAGGACGGACTTTCCGGCGCCGCTGGGCACGCCGGTCTCGATCCTGGGGTTGGCAAACAATGTGCCAGTTCACATAATTCCGTTAACCATATGAAATAACGTCTCTTTCATTTTATCGACCAGGGGACCTGCGGCGGCAGGGAGTGTCCGACCGGCAGCTTTGTCCGCACGCTCCCGGCAACAAATGCCGCCCTCGACGCTGTCTCGAGCCATCTTGCGCGGGCAATTGCGGCCCCATAGTGTGCGCTGCAAGATCATTCAGGAGTGAGGAAGTCCATGCGTTTCGAGGGCACGTCCGGTTATGTCGCAACGGAGGACCTGCGGATCGCGGTCAACGCGGCCGTGACACTGGAACGACCGTTGCTCGTCAAGGGCGAGCCCGGGACCGGCAAGACCATACTGGCGCAGGAGATCGCCGGCGCGCTCGACGCGCCGCTGATCGAGTGGCACATCAAGTCGACCACGAAGGCGCAACAGGGTCTTTACGAATACGACGCGGTATCGCGGCTGCGCGACAGCCAGCTCGGCGACGACCGGGTGCACGACATCGCCAATTACATCCGCAAGGGCAAGCTCTGGGAGGCCTTTTCCGCCGGCCAGCGTCCGGTGTTGCTGATCGACGAGATCGACAAGGCCGACATCGAGTTCCCCAACGACCTGCTGCAGGAACTCGACCGCATGGAATTTCATGTCTACGAGACCGGCGAGATGATCCGCGCCCGTCAGCGGCCGGTGGTGATCATCACATCGAACAACGAGAAGGAATTGCCGGACGCCTTCCTGCGACGCTGCTTCTTTCATTACATCACCTTCCCCGATGCCGATACGATGTCCGACATCGTCGAGGTGCATTTTCCCGGTCTAAAAGCGGAATTGCTGCGCGAAGCACTGAAAATATTCTACGATGTGCGCGACACGCCCGGTCTGAAGAAGAAACCCTCCACATCGGAGTTGCTGGATTGGATCAAGCTGCTGCTCAACGAGGACATGGAGCCTGCCGACCTGCGCGAGCGCGACAGCAAGAAACTGATTCCGCCGCTGCATGGGGCCTTGATCAAGAACGAACAGGACGTGCATCTGTTCGAGCGCCTCGCCTTCCTCAACCGGCGCGACGGGCGCTGAGCCCGCACCGCACTGCCGCCCTGGCAGTCGCTGTGCTTATCGGCCTGGGAGGCCTCTCCGGCGAGAGCCGCGCGCAGGACGCGACGATGGAATCGGGCTGGCGAACGGTCACGACCGGCATGCGTCACTTCACCGGCCTGACATGCCCGGACCAGGTTGCCTCGCTCAGCCGCATCCAAGTGCTCGGCAGCGGCGTCGACCGGATCGCCGGCTGCGTCTATCAGGGAACAGACGGCACAAACGCGATCCTGCGCAGTCACCCTGTCGGCACCAGCGCGCAAATCACGCGCATTTTCCGCAAGCGCTACGCCGAGGCCGGTTTTTCGAGGCTTGAAACGACCGGCGCACCGGCCTCTGGCGTGTCTTTTCGCACCGGCCGGCGCGGCGACGGCACCCGCTGCGAGACACTGTGGCGGTTTACCGCGAAAAGCGCGGACTACACCCTTTGGATGGTCTACACGCTGCCCTCGCAGGCCGAAAGCATCGGCCCTTTGGTGGCGGCCTTTGCCACGGTAATGGCACAGACGGACACGCGTTGACGCACGCGGCAGCCTTGTCTCACAGGCCGTCCGCGCCCGCTTGCTTGCAGCTTTCGATCGCTTCATCGTCAGACACGCCGACCCCGCGCATCGCCGCCCTCAGGTCGAAATCGCGCACGAGCGCAACGAACCCGTCGAATTCGCTGGCCGCCAGATAAGTCGACACCGGCACGGCCCCGCCCGAACCGGTCCGATACGGCACCCTGTCACGGAAATCGAAAGCGTTCCGTTGCGACCGGTGCCCGGTCTTGCGCGGGTCTCGGCAAGTCGGCGCTGCACAGCGCGCAGCTTTTGCGCATCTTGCTGCGACACCGTGAACACGGCGAGTGTGGCACCTTGCCTTCGCTCCGATGAGAGACCGACGAGGTCACGCCTGCCCGTCACCCGTTCAAATACGATCTCGTCCCGCCGCACGACAATCCCGCCAGGCGTGCCACGTCGCTCGACGACCATCACCGCCCCGCCTGGCGGAATCCTGATCCAGTCGGGATGCCGCACGGCGACCATCAGTTGCTCGGGATCGGTGGTTTTCAGGTCGAAGGCGCGAAGCTTCACCATGCTTGTCAGGGGAACATGACCGCAGGCGGCGACCGCGGCGCCCAGGACCAGCCCCCCTGCGATTCCGGCGAGACCGCGTGATGAAACGGAAAGGCGATGCGATCTGCGCATGGCAATGCTCCACAATTGGCTCTTGGCCTGAAATTTCACAGTTGACGGCCATTTATTATTGTTAAACAATAAATTTGTAAACCAGATCGTGAAGGAATTGAACAATGATGACCGTCTCGCCCAGTTTGGACACCGCCGGGGGACGCCTCGCCCGCATCCGTCTGGTCAGCCGCGTGATGGCCGGCGTGACGCTTGTCCCGATCGTGGCGATCGTCGCGATCCCGGCAATCCTTGTCGCCTTGACGCTCCTCGATCCGGCCGCACTCGACGCCCGGCTGCTCGACGCGGTGGAGGCGCCGAAGGACGGGATCCTGACGCCTCTGACCCGCGCCCGCGTCGTCGCCCTCGCCGCCGTTCCCCTGCTCGCCGCGCTGGCGGGGTTCGTTGCCGTGCGGCGGCTGTTCCTCGGATTTGCACGAGGAGAAGTCCTGACACCGGAAAGCGGTGCGCGGCTGAAGCGGATCGGCATCGTCGTCGCCGCGCTTGGCCCCCTCACGATCGTGATCCGCGCCGTCGCGAGCGTCGTCGTCTCCCTGCCAAACCCGCCCGGCGAGCGGATGCTTGCCGTCGGCTTCGGCAGCAACGACGTCACCACGGTCATCGCCGGCGGATTGCTGATTGTTCTTGGCTGGACGCTCGAGGAGGCGGCACGCATAGCGGACGAGAACCGCCAGTTCGTGTAAGGAAGCGAACCATGGCGATCATCATCAATCTCGATGTCATGCTGGCGCGGCGCAAGATGCGCTCCCGCGAACTGGCGGAGCGCATCGGCATCACCGAGCAGAACGTCTCGCTGCTGAAGTCCGGCAAGGTGAAGGGCGTGCGCTTCGAAACGCTGGAACGCATCTGCGAGGCGCTGGACTGCCAGCCGGGCGACCTCATCGAATATCGCCCGGCCCCCGACGACGGCTGAGGAGGCCCTGCCCCAATGTCTCGCTGGCCAGATCGTGAGGCCATCCCTGTAGCCCGCCGACCGAGCACGCCACTTGTGACGCGATGCATCCCCTCTGTATGCTCGACGAACCCCGGCGGAGGGAGGGAGACGCGCCATGCTGAGATTGCTGCTCTTGAGGCACGCCAAGTCCGACTGGCACGATGCGGCAGCGCGCGACCACGACCGGACGCTGAGCACCCGCGGCAAGACCGCCGCACCCGCAGTCGGCGCGCATATGGCCCGCCATGGCCTGATGCCGGACAAGGTGCTGTGCTCCACCGCCCAGCGCGCACGAGAAACACTGGCACTTGTCCTGCCCCACCTCTCCGGTGAGATCGACGTTCACGTCACACGCGGGATCTATGACGATTCGGAGATGGACTATGTGGAGACGATCCGCGCCCTTGGCGGCAATGCCCGGACCCTGATGGTCGTCGGCCACAATCCCGCCACAAGGGACACCGCGCTGGAGCTTGTCGGCAGCGGCAACCCCGCCCTGATCGAGGCCATCGAGGGCAAGTATCCAACGGCCGCGCTCGCGATAATCGACTTCGCGGCAGATCGCTGGTCCGATGTGGAGCGCGAAAGCGGGCGGATCGTCGCCTATTGCCTGCCGCGCCATCTTCCGGCCGCCGCGACATCGCTGTCGGCGCTGCCGGAGGCGGCAAACGACGGTGGCGACACCCCGCCGACATCCGACAACGACGCGTGACGCGCGCCTCGAGTTGCTCCATTTACGGCTCTCTCCCTTGCAAGACCGAACGCCCCCCACCACATGGCGGCGCGGAGACACACATTGACCCGCAAGACGCTTTTCTCACGCCTCAGCGACGAAGTCCGCTACTCCGTCGACAACATTGCCGAGACCGTTAGCGACCTGGGCACACCGACGGTGCGCCTCGGCGTGACCGGCCTGTCGCGCGCCGGCAAGACCGTGTTCATCACCGCACTGATCCACAATCTGGTGAATGGCGGGCGGCTGCCGATGCTGGATGCGGCGGCCGAGGGGCGGATCGCCCGCGCCGCACTGGAGCCGCAGCCCGACGATGCCGTGCCGCGTTTCGATGTCGAAGCGCATGTAGACACGCTCCTGAAAGAACGCGACTGGCCGCAATCCACCCGACAGGTCTCCGAACTCAGGCTGACGATCACGTTTGAATCCGCGCATTTCCTGTCGCGCGCGCTCGGGCGCGGAAAACTGCATCTCGACATCGTCGACTATCCCGGCGAATGGCTTCTCGACCTGCCGCTGCTCGACAAGGACTTCCAGGCGTTCTCGCGCGAGGCACTGGAGCGGGCGCGCCAGGACGCCCGCGCGCCGATCGCGCGCCCGTTCCTCGACGCCCTTGCCGACATCGATCCGGACACAGAGGCCGACGAGGCGACCGCCCGCGATCTCGCACGCCACTACACCGCCTATCTCGCCGAGTGCCGGGCGGAGGGGCGCGCGCTCTCCATGCTGCCGCCCGGACGCTTCCTGATGCCGGGCGACATGGACGGCTCCCCCGCCCTCACCTTCGCGCCTCTCGACATCGCCGCCGATGCCGGAACCGCGCCGCCGGGATCCCTGCGTGCGATGATGGAGCGGCGTTACGAATCCTACAAGAAGCACGTCGTGCGGCCCTTCTTCCGCGACCATTTCGCCCGTCTCGACCGGCAGATCGTGCTCGTCGATGCGTTGAGCGCGCTGAATGCCGGGCCAGCCGCGCTCGCCGATCTGGAAACCGCCCTGTCGGAGATCCTGGCGGCCTTCCGTCCCGGGCGCGTGTCGCGGCTGTTTTCCATCCTGACGCGGCGCATCGACAGGATCCTGTTTGCAGCGACCAAGGCGGACCACCTTCACCGCGCCGATCACGACCGGCTGGAGGCGATCCTGCGCCGCCTCGTCAAGCGGGCGCTCGAGCGCGCCCACTACAGCGGTGCCGAGGTCGATGTGCTCGCACTCGCCGCGATCCGCGCCACGCGCGAGGCCCGCGTCACCCACGACGGCGAGGCCATGCCGGCAATCCTGGGCACGCCGCTTCCCGGAGAACGCGTCAACGGCGAGATCTACGACGGAAAGACGGAAATCGCGCTTTTCCCGGGCGACCTGCCGGACGATCCCGAAGCCGTATTCACGACCGGAGCGGAACCACAGCCGCCCGTGCGCTTTGTGCGGTTTCGCCCGCCCGAGCTGCAAACGACGGCGGAAGGGCTCAAGCTCTCGCTGCCGCATATCCGCCTCGACCGGGCGCTGCATTTCCTGTTTGGAGACCATCTGACATGAGCGAAGGGCAAGGCTCCCGCGACAGTGATGCCCCCCGCGCGCGCAAGCGCCGGCGGCCGGCCGCCTTTCGCCTAGACGACACGCGTCTGAGCATGGAGGCCGAGGAAGTCCATTCCGACGCCGAGGCCGAAACCGCACCCGCACCGGACGAGACGCGGCGCGGCCCGCGCTGGGGACGTTGGCTCATCGTCGGACTTGGCGGGCTCGCCTCGCTCGCGATCGGCCTGTCGGTCGATGCGTTGATCCACGATCTCTTTGCCCGCACGGACTGGCTCGGATGGACCGCCGTCGCACTCGCCGCGATCGCCGCGCTCGCCGCCGTCGGCCTCGCCTTGCGCGAGGTGTTCGGCCTCATGCGGTTGCGCAAGATCGACAGCCTGCGCCAGTCCCTGACCCTGGCAGCCGAGCAGGACGACGACACAGCCGCACGGGCGGCCCTTGCCGAGCTCATCACGCTCTACTCCGGCCGGCCGGAGACCGCTGCGGGGCGTAGCGCGCTGTCCGCGCATCTGCGCGAGGTAATCGACGGTCGCGATCTGGTGCGGCTTGCCGAACGCGAACTGATGACGCAGATCGACGCCCGCGCCGTGCGCATCGTCAAGGAGAGCGTCAAGCGCGTCTCGGTGGTCACCGCGGTCTCGCCACGTGCCGCGCTCGATCTTGCCGTGGTTCTGATGGAAAACCTGCGCGTGATGCGCCGGCTTGCGGATCTCTATGGCGGGCGACCGGGCATCTTCGGTTTCCTGCGTCTGGCCCGTCATGTGGTGGCGCATCTCGCCATGACTGGCGGCATGGCGGCGGGCGACAGTCTGGTGTCGCAACTGCTCGGTCACGGTCTTGCCGCCCGCCTCTCCGCACGACTCGGCGAGGGCGTCATCAACGGTCTCCTGACCGCCCGCGTCGGCATCGCGGCCATCGCGGTCTGCCGTCCCGTCCCCTTCGTCGGCCATGGCGGCCCGGCCGTATCCGACGTAATGGGCGAGATGTTTCGCAGCGATCCCGAGACCCGGGCACTGCTCGAGGAAAGTTCCGGACGCAACTAATACATTTACGTACCATCTGAAGTTCTGCTCGTTTCGTCTGGATTTCGTATAGGTCACCCGCCCGCTGCCGCGCAGGATATCCATCTGTCATCTTTCGCGTACAGAAAAATCTGACTCCCCCATACATAGAAAACATAAATATATTATCGTTATTTTTTACATGAATTGAATTTATTCAAATGTTGCATTCCAAATGACGAACAGTCAGTCTGAAAAAACTGGAAACCATCCGGGTCAAAAACGTGGCATTTTTATCGAAAGATCGTGTCCTCAGCGTCTGTTTGGCCGTGTTGATTTCATTCATCTGTCTTGTCACGATCAAGACACTGCACGGGCTTGAAGTCCGCACCGGAATGCGCGCAACTCTTCAGACCATGATGACGCGCACCAAGCTTGTGACACAACAGGCGAATATTGTTCTGAACGAGCTGGGCAAGGATCCGGAACTGGGGTGCAGCTCCGCCTATTTGCGCAAACTCAGCGCAACGCTCTTCACCAACAGTTTCGTGCACGACATTCTGATTCTGGACGAGGTTGCCGGTGGCTACGCCATCTGCTCGGGCACATTCGGAATTTTCCCGCAGCCAATTGCCATTCCCGAGCCGAGTTTTCAGTCGCGCCGACGCCCGGACCGTTACATCTGGCTCAACTTCGAGACGGACGGCCTGCCCGAGAGCAGCGCCAACTTGTTCATCGCCGCCGGGCGAATCGGCGTCCTGATCAACCAGCGCGTCTTGTCGGGATCCAAGACGCCCTTCGTCTGGGAAGCATTCACCCGTCCGCCGGACGAGGACTACGGCATTCATCTGTATGGCACGCCAGGCGTTTTCCAGGAGCTCATCGCGACCGGTACGCATCTGCTGACGCCCAGCATCTCCGTCGAGCTCTGCGATGAACGCGAACAGCTCGGCTTCTGCCTTGCCGGGCATAACAGCGCCGCCGCCATCCTTCAGCGCCACAAGGTGCTGATCATCTCCAGCCTCATCTTCTGCCTGCTGATCGGAGCGGTCGCCCAACAACGGATCCTGATCCGATTGCGCTACCGCAAGAGTATCCCCGGCAGGATTCACCGTGCCATCCACAACGGCGATGGCGACGGCTTTTACTGCCACTACCAGCCGATCTTCGATCTGCAGAACGGAGAGATTGTCGGCGTTGAAGCGCTTGCGCGCTTCGAGGACGACATCGGGGCGTTGCCGCCCGATGTGTTCATCCCCGAGATCGACAAGGCGCACGACACCTGGGCCTTCACGCAGAGAATCATCAGCATGGTCACCGACGATCTCGGGACTTTGGGCGATATCGCACGCTCCTGGACAATCTCGATCAATTTCTTCCAAAACGACCTTCGGGAGGACAATCTTCCCATGCTGACCGCCTCGCCCGCGGTCGCGCGGGCCCGCCAGAACGGACTGACGCTCAACTGCGAGGTTCTGGAGGCCGGCTCCATGTTGCGAAACGACAAGGAGGCCGCGCTCACCCACCTCCGCGCCCTGGGATTTACCGTCTCCATAGATGACTTTGGCGTCGGGTTTTCCAATCTCGCGGAGGTTCGTCGCATGTCGCCGGACTACCTCAAGATCGACAAGCAGTTCATTCAGGGCATTGATCACAAGGAAACGTCCCTGCGCGCATCGCTGGTTCCCAACATCGTCGATATCGCCCGGCAACTGAAAGCGCTTGTGATCGCGGAAGGCATTGAGACACCGGATCAGCTTGCAGCACTCACGTCGCTCGGCGTCCGTCTGGGGCAGGGATACCTGCTCTCCCGTCCCGTTTCGATCGATGCCCTGTCGCAAATGGTCGGTTCGGATGCGCCGGTTGCGCTGCTTGGAGCCGACCGCCGTCTGGCCTCCGGTTCCTGAGGGGGCAACCGCAGCGTCCAGGACATGAAGAGAAAGCGGTGCGCACCAAATGCGGCCGGCGTGATGCGCAAGGTCGTCACCGGAGAGTCTGGATCGACGCCACCGACCATCGGCGGCAGCGTTCCCGACAATCATTGGCGAGGGGCCATCTCGACAGCGCCACGCAAGCCCCGTAACTTGCGCCGATGTTCATCACGTTCCTGACCAATCTGCGCTCCGGCGGCGTTCCGGTGTCCCTGCGCGAGTACCTCACGCTGATGGAGGCGCTGAAGGCCGACCTCGCCGGCCGGCAGGTGGAGGACTTCTATTATCTCGCCCGCGCCTGCCTGGTGAAGGACGAAGCCAATCTCGACAAGTTCGACCGGATCTTCGGCCAGACCTTCAATGGGCTCGACCTCGGGTCGGCAATCGAGGCGGAAGACCTGCCCGAGGACTGGCTGCGCAAGCTCGCCGAAAAGCACCTGAGCGAAGAGGAAAAGGCCCGGATCGAGGCGCTCGGCGGCTTCGAGAAGCTCATGGAGACGCTTAAAGAGCGGCTC of Stappia sp. ES.058 contains these proteins:
- a CDS encoding EAL domain-containing protein, with the protein product MRATLQTMMTRTKLVTQQANIVLNELGKDPELGCSSAYLRKLSATLFTNSFVHDILILDEVAGGYAICSGTFGIFPQPIAIPEPSFQSRRRPDRYIWLNFETDGLPESSANLFIAAGRIGVLINQRVLSGSKTPFVWEAFTRPPDEDYGIHLYGTPGVFQELIATGTHLLTPSISVELCDEREQLGFCLAGHNSAAAILQRHKVLIISSLIFCLLIGAVAQQRILIRLRYRKSIPGRIHRAIHNGDGDGFYCHYQPIFDLQNGEIVGVEALARFEDDIGALPPDVFIPEIDKAHDTWAFTQRIISMVTDDLGTLGDIARSWTISINFFQNDLREDNLPMLTASPAVARARQNGLTLNCEVLEAGSMLRNDKEAALTHLRALGFTVSIDDFGVGFSNLAEVRRMSPDYLKIDKQFIQGIDHKETSLRASLVPNIVDIARQLKALVIAEGIETPDQLAALTSLGVRLGQGYLLSRPVSIDALSQMVGSDAPVALLGADRRLASGS